The following coding sequences are from one Anolis sagrei isolate rAnoSag1 chromosome 6, rAnoSag1.mat, whole genome shotgun sequence window:
- the LOC132779715 gene encoding cytochrome P450 2C19-like — translation MDLLGTTTIFLVVCLVLLMAWRKVEAKMKNWPPGPTPLPVLGNLLQLKATNVAERLKKMSEKYGPVFTVYFGSDQVVVLYGYNMVKKILVDSGDELLDRGSFPSADKNNRGLGLLMGNGERWLQIRRFSLTTLRNFGMGKKGIEERIQEEAEYLMKELRNTKGQPFNPAMLLSCATANIISHILLGERFDYQDQEFCRIVCLLIESLRLESSIAGQLYNIFPRIMDYLPGPHQTFFTNLADIQAFVANKIRNHEKTLDPSSGPRDYIDSFLFKMEQEKNNPKTEFTRDNLMMTVYDIFFAATETTSTSLRYTLMILLEHPAVEAKVQEEIDQVIGRERPPAMKDRLGMHYTEAVLHEAQRFLSLIPLGFTRIAKKDMELGGFKIPKGATLYPILSSALHDPTQFKNPYQFDPGHFLDEKGEFKKNGADMPFSAGKRNCLGEGLARMQLFLYITTILQSFRLKHPPGVTQIELTPDVSGFGNIPHQVQLCFCPR, via the exons ATGGACCTTTTGGGGACCACAACCATCTTCTTGGTGGTCTGCCTGGTCCTTCTAATGGCCTGGAGGAaggtagaggccaagatgaaaaaCTGGCCTCCGGGTCCAACGCCGCTCCCGGTCCTTGGGAACCTCCTCCAGCTGAAGGCTACCAATGTTGCAGAGCGGCTGAAGAAG ATGAGTGAAAAATATGGTCCAGTCTTCACGGTATATTTTGGCTCAGACCAGGTGGTGGTCCTCTATGGCTACAACATGGTGAAGAAGATTTTGGTGGACAGTGGGGACGAGCTCCTTGACcggggaagcttcccatcagcagATAAGAACAACAGAGGACTAG GTCTTCTCATGGGCAACGGTGAGCGCTGGCTCCAGATCCGTCGCTTCTCCCTCactactttgaggaactttgggatGGGGAAGAAAGGCATCGAGGAACGGATCCAGGAGGAGGCCGAATACCTGATGAAGGAGCTCAGGAACACAAAGG GCCAGCCCTTCAACCCCGCCATGCTCCTCAGCTGCGCAACTGCCAACATCATCAGCCACATCCTCCTTGGAGAACGCTTCGACTACCAGGACCAAGAGTTTTGTCGGATCGTCTGTTTGCTCATTGAGAGCTTAAGACTTGAAAGCTCCATTGCAGGACAG ctCTACAACATCTTCCCCAGGATCATGGACTACTTGCCTGGCCCTCACCAAACCTTCTTCACTAACCTTGCCGATATCCAGGCCTTTGTGGCCAACAAGATAAGGAACCACGAGAAGACCCTGGATCCCAGCAGTGGCCCAAGGGACTACATAGACTCCTTCCTCTTCAAAATGGAGCAG GAAAAGAACAACCCCAAGACGGAATTTACCCGGGACAACCTCATGATGACTGTTTATGACATCTTCTTTGCGGCAACGGAGACCACCAGCACCAGCCTGAGATACACTCTCATGATCCTCCTTGAACATCCGGCTGTGGAAG CAAAGGTCCAGGAGGAAATAGACCAGGTGATTGGTCGGGAGCGTCCACCAGCCATGAAGGACCGCCTTGGGATGCACTACACCGAAGCTGTCCTCCATGAAGCCCAGAGGTTCCTTTCGCTCATCCCCTTGGGCTTCACTCGCATCGCCAAGAAGGACATGGAGCTGGGAGGATTCAAGATCCCAAAG GGAGCGACTCTATATCCCATCCTGAGCTCTGCACTGCATGACCCCACGCAATTTAAAAATCCATACCAGTTTGACCCGGGACATTTTCTGGACGAAAAAGGAGAATTCAAGAAGAACGGAGCTGACATGCCTTTCTCTGCAG GAAAGAGGAATTGCTTGGGCGAAGGACTGGCCCGGATGCAGCTCTTCCTCTACATCACCACCATCCTGCAGAGTTTCCGCCTGAAGCACCCCCCGGGAGTCACCCAAATCGAACTCACGCCGGACGTCAGTGGATTCGGGAACATCCCCCACCAAGTCCAGCTCTGCTTCTGCCCACGCTGA